From a region of the Pseudomonadaceae bacterium SI-3 genome:
- a CDS encoding DUF4198 domain-containing protein, with product MNMHHAKYAMALIAALMAGQACAHGMWTEERRGNIEVIYGHGAEDNAYDPKKISGAWASDQRGGRIPVTVERLEDHARLKPLESPAVLSVALDNGYWTQAPDKKWLNVGESKVPGALDSGRYYKYSLAVLHEGAKLPSIDKLKLAIVPQRDPLSVDVGEELEVQVLVDGKPASNVELIADYVNTPDEVAATTDKQGKAKITVRNHGLNVIAASTTVPSEDPDARVRGMFSSLSFVSAKHEH from the coding sequence ATGAACATGCACCACGCGAAATACGCCATGGCTTTGATCGCTGCACTAATGGCAGGGCAGGCCTGTGCCCACGGCATGTGGACGGAAGAGCGTCGCGGCAACATCGAGGTGATCTACGGTCATGGCGCCGAGGACAATGCCTATGACCCGAAGAAGATTTCCGGAGCCTGGGCAAGCGACCAGCGGGGCGGCCGTATCCCGGTCACCGTCGAACGACTCGAAGACCATGCACGACTCAAGCCGCTTGAGTCGCCGGCGGTACTCAGCGTCGCGCTGGACAACGGCTACTGGACGCAGGCGCCGGACAAGAAGTGGCTCAACGTCGGTGAATCTAAGGTTCCCGGCGCGCTGGATTCCGGTCGCTACTACAAGTACAGCCTGGCGGTGCTGCATGAGGGTGCGAAGCTGCCATCGATAGACAAGCTGAAACTGGCCATCGTCCCGCAACGTGATCCCTTGTCGGTTGACGTAGGAGAGGAGCTGGAGGTTCAGGTCCTGGTCGACGGCAAACCGGCTTCCAACGTCGAGCTGATCGCCGATTACGTGAACACCCCGGATGAAGTGGCAGCGACCACCGACAAGCAGGGCAAGGCGAAGATCACCGTGCGCAACCACGGCCTCAACGTCATCGCAGCGTCCACCACCGTCCCGAGCGAAGACCCGGACGCCCGCGTGCGCGGCATGTTCTCCTCGCTGAGTTTCGTCAGCGCCAAGCACGAGCACTGA
- a CDS encoding TonB-dependent siderophore receptor — MNSSWVAARVWGIAAMAGLGSLSALAQESDSAVLEEVVVTAEREQVEVNGYRARRSASATKTDTPLDEVPQAVSVIPATVLEDLDSPRIEKALDYAGGVARQNDFGGLTMYEYSIRGLTTSEFYKDGFSVNRGYMNPQDPSNIERIDVLKGPASSLYGRGDPGGTINIVSKRPQNDQFARLDLSAGRWDRYRGSLDVNTPLDDAGTMLYRMNLAVEDNKSFRDYRSSERQFFAPAFSWELTPQTRLLVQAEVIRSSQVFDRGVVAPNDRLGSVSRSDFFGEPGDGEIDNNNESLQAEIEHDLNASWTVRLASHYKQGRLNGGATEASFLADDARTLNREYRYRDFNWQDSITQLELRGLVYTGDIEHNLLIGTEYERYAKDERLMRTRPISPIDIYEPVYGQPRPPFSVGPDGRSTDRHELVYSRSLNLQDQMRFSEKLFGVIGARYDHYEHRLDNEVAGTRAEQTHEKITPRVGALYQFVPEVAVFANASQSFKPNGGADASGAAFDPEEGVGYEAGFKFDLLDSRLGMTVAAFHLTKENVLTADPADSAYQIAAGEVRSRGIDLQLTGQLTDEVRVIGAYAYVDAEVTEDNTRARGSRLLNVPEHSGSLLGVYEFLDGGLQGLELGGGVNYVGDRSGNVADSGFELPGYTTVDLLARYKATQALTLGVNLNNAFDRTYYERSYSNVWVMPGDPRNLSVSLSLDL; from the coding sequence ATGAACAGCAGTTGGGTTGCAGCAAGGGTATGGGGCATTGCCGCCATGGCAGGTTTGGGCAGCCTGTCGGCGTTGGCACAGGAATCGGACAGCGCTGTTCTCGAGGAAGTGGTAGTCACGGCCGAGCGTGAGCAAGTCGAGGTAAACGGCTATCGCGCCCGCCGTTCAGCGAGCGCCACCAAGACCGACACCCCGCTGGATGAGGTGCCCCAGGCGGTCAGCGTCATCCCCGCCACGGTCTTGGAAGATCTGGACAGCCCGCGTATCGAGAAGGCCTTGGACTACGCGGGTGGCGTGGCGCGGCAGAACGACTTCGGCGGCCTGACCATGTACGAATACAGCATCCGCGGGCTGACCACGTCTGAGTTCTACAAGGATGGTTTCAGCGTCAACCGCGGTTATATGAACCCGCAGGACCCTTCCAACATCGAGCGTATCGACGTGCTCAAAGGGCCGGCGTCCAGCCTGTATGGCCGCGGCGACCCAGGCGGCACCATCAACATCGTCAGCAAGCGTCCGCAGAATGACCAGTTTGCGCGCCTGGACCTGAGTGCCGGCCGCTGGGATCGTTACCGCGGCAGCCTGGACGTCAACACACCGTTGGATGATGCGGGCACGATGCTCTACCGCATGAATCTGGCGGTAGAGGACAACAAGAGCTTTCGTGATTACCGCTCCAGCGAGCGGCAGTTCTTTGCCCCGGCGTTCAGCTGGGAACTGACGCCGCAGACGCGCCTGCTGGTGCAGGCCGAAGTCATCCGCAGCAGCCAGGTATTCGACCGCGGTGTGGTTGCGCCGAATGATCGCCTTGGCAGCGTCTCGCGCTCCGACTTTTTCGGTGAGCCCGGTGACGGCGAAATCGATAACAACAACGAAAGCCTGCAGGCCGAGATCGAGCATGATCTCAACGCCAGCTGGACCGTCCGCCTGGCCAGCCACTACAAGCAAGGGCGTCTGAATGGAGGCGCCACCGAGGCAAGCTTTCTGGCCGACGATGCCCGCACCCTCAACCGCGAGTACCGCTATCGCGATTTCAACTGGCAGGACAGCATCACCCAGCTGGAGCTGCGTGGCCTGGTCTATACCGGCGACATCGAGCACAACCTGCTGATCGGTACTGAGTACGAGCGCTATGCCAAAGATGAGCGCTTGATGCGCACCCGTCCCATTTCGCCGATCGACATCTACGAACCGGTTTACGGGCAACCGCGTCCTCCATTCAGCGTAGGCCCTGACGGGCGCAGCACCGATCGGCATGAGCTGGTCTATTCCCGCTCGCTGAACCTGCAGGACCAGATGCGCTTCAGCGAAAAGCTGTTCGGCGTCATCGGCGCGCGTTACGACCATTACGAGCATCGGCTGGACAACGAAGTCGCTGGTACCCGCGCTGAGCAGACCCATGAAAAGATCACGCCGCGCGTTGGGGCGCTTTATCAATTCGTGCCTGAAGTGGCCGTATTCGCCAACGCCTCGCAGTCATTCAAGCCCAATGGCGGCGCCGATGCGTCAGGCGCGGCCTTCGACCCCGAGGAGGGGGTGGGCTACGAAGCGGGCTTCAAGTTCGATCTGCTCGACAGCCGTCTGGGCATGACCGTCGCTGCGTTTCACCTGACAAAGGAAAACGTGCTCACCGCGGACCCCGCGGATTCGGCCTATCAAATCGCAGCTGGCGAAGTGCGCAGCCGCGGTATCGATCTGCAGTTGACCGGACAGCTGACCGACGAAGTTCGGGTGATCGGCGCCTACGCCTATGTCGATGCCGAAGTGACCGAGGACAACACTCGCGCGCGCGGCAGCCGCCTGCTCAACGTGCCCGAGCACAGCGGTAGCCTGCTGGGCGTGTATGAGTTCCTCGATGGCGGCTTGCAAGGCCTGGAGCTCGGCGGTGGCGTCAATTATGTCGGCGATCGTTCCGGCAACGTCGCGGATAGCGGCTTCGAACTGCCGGGTTACACCACCGTCGATCTGCTGGCGCGCTACAAGGCGACGCAGGCCCTGACCCTGGGTGTGAACCTCAACAACGCCTTCGACCGCACCTACTACGAACGTTCCTACAGCAATGTTTGGGTCATGCCAGGCGATCCGCGCAACCTGAGCGTGAGCCTGTCGCTAGATCTGTAA
- a CDS encoding cytoplasmic protein, producing the protein MIDFDNKGFFKLKQNDEYAERVRSLLLDDEQVVDSYKSMRDGVVFTNKRIIAVNVQGITGSKKDFTSLPYNNIVAYSVETSGTFDLDSELEVYFSSLGKVKFEFTGKTSIVEISKHISKHLL; encoded by the coding sequence ATGATCGATTTCGACAACAAGGGTTTCTTCAAGCTAAAGCAGAACGATGAGTACGCCGAGCGGGTCCGGTCGTTGCTGTTGGACGACGAGCAGGTAGTCGATTCCTACAAGTCCATGCGTGACGGCGTGGTGTTTACCAACAAGCGGATCATCGCGGTCAACGTGCAGGGCATCACCGGCAGCAAGAAGGATTTCACTTCCCTGCCCTACAACAACATCGTTGCTTATTCGGTGGAGACGTCCGGGACTTTCGATCTGGACTCGGAGCTGGAGGTCTATTTCTCGTCGCTTGGGAAGGTGAAGTTCGAGTTCACCGGCAAGACTTCGATCGTCGAGATATCGAAGCACATATCCAAACATCTACTCTGA